The following proteins come from a genomic window of Plectropomus leopardus isolate mb chromosome 11, YSFRI_Pleo_2.0, whole genome shotgun sequence:
- the ttc23 gene encoding tetratricopeptide repeat protein 23 isoform X1 → MTDDLAMTKTRAKSRESPAESPNSMGSTDRGMYASPPCSQTGYTKREFIMMAPEEKLKHFDNRAQARDHNREFDACIQDLVRCVALTRLVYGDGHLKLAQAHARLAKAYLQFKGWAPQAQEHSALARELLPFCSSVSPRRGEKLQALMCLLDIHLTQGGASLLTANLEEAESSFLEAEQVLEQLHLQGAINQEEKMKTELEISSALSRVYRRQSRHKEALSQCEKSLQRLEDCGKPEKTCSVYRDMAAIEQGKGHLDRAIEHLSKAHAIAVSHSSGELEEAQISHSLALMLSAAATEPHHNESAGHYFEQSLSVYKSSAGPQDPAFLAAQDDFCHFLLLNGQQERCVEIQRASLAPKRSAFGDLSAEVSDTLQLIGSVDMSEGRMKQAHRTMTKCLEIQSLLYGPQHKKTKATQKAVDMLARAPEVAERQRQGTRKTKNLTLSALPSSGNDGNSMSDS, encoded by the exons ATGACTGATGATCTGGCGATGACAAAAACACGAGCCAAGTCCCGCGAGTCTCCAGCAGA ATCTCCTAACAGCATGGGAAGCACCGACAGGGGCATGTATGCATCTCCTCCCTGTTCACAAACCGGATATACAAAGAGAGAGTTTATCATGATGGCACCTGAAGAAAAGCTCAAACACTTCGACAACCGAGCTCAGGCCCGTGACCACAACCGAGAG TTTGATGCTTGCATCCAGGACCTGGTCCGCTGCGTGGCTCTGACTCGGCTGGTTTACGGGGACGGACATCTGAAACTGGCCCAGGCCCATGCCAGACTGGCTAAAGCATATTTGCAGTTCAAAG GATGGGCCCCACAGGCTCAGGAGCACTCGGCTCTGGCCAGAGAGCTGCTGCCTTTCTGCTCCTCCGTCTCCCCCCGCAGAGGTGAAAAGCTCCAGGCTCTCATGTGTCTCCTGGACATACACCTCACACAGGGAGGTGCCTCACTGCTGACAGCCAA TCTTGAGGAGGCAGAATCCTCTTTCCTGGAGGCTGAACAAGTCCTCGAGCAGCTCCATCTACAGGGTGCCATCAACCAGGAGGAGAAGATGAAGACAGAGCTGGAAATCTCCTCTGCTCTATCCAG GGTCTATAGGAGACAGAGCAGACACAAGGAGGCCTTAAGCCAGTGTGAGAAGTCCCTGCAGCGGCTGGAGGACTGTGGAAAGCCAGAAAAGACATGCTCTGTCTATAGGGACATGGCTGCCATAGAGCAGGGCAAAGGTCATTTAGATCGAGCCATAGAGCATCTCTCCAAG GCTCATGCCATTGCTGTGAGTCACAGTTCAGGGGAGCTGGAAGAGGCACAGATCTCCCACAGCCTTGCCCTCATGCTCTCTGCTGCCGCCACAGAGCCCCATCACAATG AATCTGCAGGTCACTACTTTGAGCAGAGTCTGAGTGTATACAAAAGCTCTGCAGGTCCACAGGATCCGGCCTTTCTTGCAGCCCAGgatgatttctgtcatttcctcctcctcaaTGGCCAGCAAGAG agatgtgTGGAGATCCAGAGAGCTTCTCTCGCTCCAAAGAGGTCTGCTTTTGGTGACCTGAGCGCTGAGGTCTCAGACACCCTCCAGCTGATCGGAAGTGTGGACATGAGTGAGGGCAGGATGAAGCAGGCACACAGGACCATGACAAAG tGCCTGGAGATCCAGAGTTTGTTGTACGGTCCTCAGCACAAGAAGACAAAAGCTACACAAAAAGCTGTGGACATGCTGGCCCG gGCACCAGAGGTGGCTGAGAGACAGAGGCAAGgtacaaggaaaacaaaaaatctcaCGCTTTCAGCTCTACCATCCAGTGGCAATGATGGAAACTCAATGTCTGACTCTtga
- the ttc23 gene encoding tetratricopeptide repeat protein 23 isoform X2, which translates to MGSTDRGMYASPPCSQTGYTKREFIMMAPEEKLKHFDNRAQARDHNREFDACIQDLVRCVALTRLVYGDGHLKLAQAHARLAKAYLQFKGWAPQAQEHSALARELLPFCSSVSPRRGEKLQALMCLLDIHLTQGGASLLTANLEEAESSFLEAEQVLEQLHLQGAINQEEKMKTELEISSALSRVYRRQSRHKEALSQCEKSLQRLEDCGKPEKTCSVYRDMAAIEQGKGHLDRAIEHLSKAHAIAVSHSSGELEEAQISHSLALMLSAAATEPHHNESAGHYFEQSLSVYKSSAGPQDPAFLAAQDDFCHFLLLNGQQERCVEIQRASLAPKRSAFGDLSAEVSDTLQLIGSVDMSEGRMKQAHRTMTKCLEIQSLLYGPQHKKTKATQKAVDMLARAPEVAERQRQGTRKTKNLTLSALPSSGNDGNSMSDS; encoded by the exons ATGGGAAGCACCGACAGGGGCATGTATGCATCTCCTCCCTGTTCACAAACCGGATATACAAAGAGAGAGTTTATCATGATGGCACCTGAAGAAAAGCTCAAACACTTCGACAACCGAGCTCAGGCCCGTGACCACAACCGAGAG TTTGATGCTTGCATCCAGGACCTGGTCCGCTGCGTGGCTCTGACTCGGCTGGTTTACGGGGACGGACATCTGAAACTGGCCCAGGCCCATGCCAGACTGGCTAAAGCATATTTGCAGTTCAAAG GATGGGCCCCACAGGCTCAGGAGCACTCGGCTCTGGCCAGAGAGCTGCTGCCTTTCTGCTCCTCCGTCTCCCCCCGCAGAGGTGAAAAGCTCCAGGCTCTCATGTGTCTCCTGGACATACACCTCACACAGGGAGGTGCCTCACTGCTGACAGCCAA TCTTGAGGAGGCAGAATCCTCTTTCCTGGAGGCTGAACAAGTCCTCGAGCAGCTCCATCTACAGGGTGCCATCAACCAGGAGGAGAAGATGAAGACAGAGCTGGAAATCTCCTCTGCTCTATCCAG GGTCTATAGGAGACAGAGCAGACACAAGGAGGCCTTAAGCCAGTGTGAGAAGTCCCTGCAGCGGCTGGAGGACTGTGGAAAGCCAGAAAAGACATGCTCTGTCTATAGGGACATGGCTGCCATAGAGCAGGGCAAAGGTCATTTAGATCGAGCCATAGAGCATCTCTCCAAG GCTCATGCCATTGCTGTGAGTCACAGTTCAGGGGAGCTGGAAGAGGCACAGATCTCCCACAGCCTTGCCCTCATGCTCTCTGCTGCCGCCACAGAGCCCCATCACAATG AATCTGCAGGTCACTACTTTGAGCAGAGTCTGAGTGTATACAAAAGCTCTGCAGGTCCACAGGATCCGGCCTTTCTTGCAGCCCAGgatgatttctgtcatttcctcctcctcaaTGGCCAGCAAGAG agatgtgTGGAGATCCAGAGAGCTTCTCTCGCTCCAAAGAGGTCTGCTTTTGGTGACCTGAGCGCTGAGGTCTCAGACACCCTCCAGCTGATCGGAAGTGTGGACATGAGTGAGGGCAGGATGAAGCAGGCACACAGGACCATGACAAAG tGCCTGGAGATCCAGAGTTTGTTGTACGGTCCTCAGCACAAGAAGACAAAAGCTACACAAAAAGCTGTGGACATGCTGGCCCG gGCACCAGAGGTGGCTGAGAGACAGAGGCAAGgtacaaggaaaacaaaaaatctcaCGCTTTCAGCTCTACCATCCAGTGGCAATGATGGAAACTCAATGTCTGACTCTtga